The genomic window GCTTCGCATCCGCGAGCATCTGGGCCGCAAAAGCCTCCTGGATTTCGATGAGGTCCATGTCCTCCACGGTGAGCTCGGCGCGATTCATCGCCTTGTCGACGGCGGCCGGCACGGCGGGGTAGGTGAGCGTCGGATCGGCGGCGGCAACGGCAAAGGATTTGAGCGAGGCGAGCGGCTGAATGCCCAGCGCAAGGGCGCAGCTCTCGCCCATGAGCACGACCGCGGCGGCTCCGTCATTTTCGCTCGAGGAATTGCCCGCCGTGCAGATTCCGTCTTCGTAGACCACGGGCAGACGCGACAGTTTCTCCAGGGCCGTGTCGCGGCGCGGCGGCTCGTCGGTGTCGATGGCGAGCGACTGTCCCTTTTTGCGCGGAACCACCACGGGAACGATCTCCTCCCGGAACTTGCCCGAATCGATGGCTTCACACGCCCTGCGGTGACTGCGCAACGCCCACCGGTCCGCCTCCTCGCGGGATATGTTCTCCCCGCGGGCGGCCGCTTCCGCCCAGGTCATCATGGAGTTGAGCTCCCCGAACCGTTCGATGGGCTGCGACATTACCCGTGCCCGCTGGATCCGGTCGAACAAGGGAAGGCCCCACATGGAAAGCGATCCATGTCCGCGCGGCATGAAACCCCAGCGCGGATCGCGCCGGCCCTCCATCCCCCATTTGATGAATTCCCCCGGTATGTAGAATTCGGCGGTGCTCATGCTTTCCACTCCGCCCGCGACGACAATGGAAGCGTGACCGCATTGGATCTTCATGGCCCCGAAACAGATTGCATCCAAGCCGGAGCAGCAGCGGCGGTCGAGGGTGATGCCGGGGACTTCCACCGGCCAGCCGGCGGTGAGGAGCGCCATCCGGGCGATATTCACATATTCGCCGCTCTGGTAGGACTGTCCCATGATGACGTCTTCCACCCGGGCGGGGTCCACGTTCGCGCGTTTCACCGCTTCGTTGAGAACCAGCGCCCCGAGGACATACGCCGGCACTTCGCGCAACGCCCCGAGATAACTGCCGATGGGAGTCCTCACCGCCGAAGCGATCACAACCTGTTCCATTTCCTTCATCTCCCTCGCTGAACCAGGCCCCCTTCAAGGAGGGTGGTCACAATGCTTTTCAAAGGCGCGGGGATCCTTCCCGCCGCACAAAATGGTGCTACATGCCCAGGTAGGCGCGTCGAATGCCGTCATCCTCCATAAGGTCCGCCGACACCCCTTCGCGGACCATACGGCCGCTTTCCATGACGTAGGCCCGTTGCGAGTGTCGCAGGGCCTGTTCCACGTTCTGTTCCACCAGGAGGATGGTGGTCTCTTCCACGAGCCGGTCGAGCGCGCGGTAGATTTCCCTGGTGACCAGGGGCGCCAGGCCGAGGGACAATTCATCGATCAACAGCAGTTCGGGCCGGCTCATGAGCGCCCGTCCCACGGCAAGCATCTGCTGTTCGCCGCCGGACAGGGTCCCCGCCGCCTGGCCCCTGCGTTTTTCGAGCGCCGGGAAGATGTGCATGACGTGTTCCATGGTGCGCTGCATGTCTGCCCGACCCCGCTTGGGGTAAGCACCCATTTCGAGGTTCTCCGCCACGGTCATCTCGCGGTACACGCGGCGGCCTTCCGGCACGAGGGCCACGCCCGACTGTATGATGCGGTGGGGTTTCATGCCTCTCAAGGGCTCTCCCCTGAACCTGATTTCTCCCCGTCGCGGGGGCAGGACCCCCGTAATGGCGGCCAACAATGAAGACTTCCCCGCGCCGTTGCTGCCCAGAATGGCCACGCGTTCCCCCAGGTGCACGTCGAACGAGACCTCCCAGAGCACCTGGGTCTCCCCCCGAAAAACGTCGATTGCCGATACTTCGAGCATGGTCCTTATTCTCCCAGATAGGCCTGAATGACCCTCGAATCCCTGACGACCTCCTCGGGGGTTCCTTTCATCAAGTGCCTGCCCTGGTCCAGGACGATCACCTTCTCCGCCGCCCTCATGATCGCCCCCATGACGTGCTCGATCCAGAACACGGTCAAATGGTGCTCGTCGCGCAGCTTGCGAATGAAATCGACGGCCTGGACGATTTCCTGGGAGTTGAGGCCCCCCAGCACTTCGTCCAGCATGAGCAGCTTCGGCCGGGTGGCCAGGGACCGGGCGATCTCCAGCCGTTTCTTCTGAATCACGTTCAAACTCCCGGCCGGGGTATCGGCGAGGCCCCCCATGCCCACCATTTCCAGGTAGCGTGGGGCGGTCTGGCGCCACAGGGCGCGACCTTGAGGGGCGGGCCCGTTGACCAGGGCCACTCCGACGTTTTCCAGGCAGGTCATGGCGGCGAACGGGCGCGTCACCTGGAAAGTCCTGGCAATGCCCCTGCGGCACAGCTCGTTGGCCGGCCTCCCGGTTATGTCCTGCCCCTCGAAAAGGATCCTCCCCGCACCGGGTTTCAGCGCTCCCGCAACGAGGTTGAAAAGCGTGGTCTTGCCGGCCCCGTTGGGCCCGATCAACCCCACGATGGTTCCCTCTTCCACGGTGAAGCTCACGGCGTCGAGCGCCGTCACGCCCCCGAATCGCCTGGTCAGCCCATGCCCCTCCAACAACGCCAAGGTTCTTCCCTCCCTAAGATTTCGCCGCCGCGGCGACCGTCTTTGCAGGCGCACGCCGGCGCACCAGCCGATCTTTCGCCAGCCCCATCAGGCCGTTGGGGGCGAACCGGGCCGCCACCAGGGCGATCAGGCCAAACACCAGGACGTGATATTCCCCGTACGCACGAATGTATTCGGACAGGATCTCCAGGGAAAAAGCCCCGATGATCGGCCCCGGAAAAGACCCCATGCCGCCGATCACCGTCATGGACAGCACCAGGAACTGCTGATCGAGCGACGGGATTTCCGGCGTGATCAGGAGCAGGTAGTGCCCGTAGAGCCCGCCCGCCATGCCCGCAAGGGCGCTGGAGACCGTGAAGGCGAGCACGCGCACCCTGACCACGTCGACTCCGAGCGAGGCGGCCGCCCGCTCATCATTCTGCACGGCGCGGAAATTCAGTCCGATGTTGGAATGGATCAGTCGGTATATGATGATCAGGGTCAGCACCGCCGCCCCCAGCATGACGTAGAAATAGCCGACCTTGGAATACTCCGCGAACAGGCCGGGCACCTGGAGCCCCATGGTGCCGCGGGTCACCTCGTATTCGTTGGTGATGATGATCCGCAGGATTTCGGAAAAGCCCAGCGTCGTGAGGGACAGGTAGATGCCCCCCATCCTCAGGCAAAGAACGCCGACCGCCAGGCCGAGCAGCGCGGCCAGCATCGTGCCGACGACCACGCCGATCCAGGGGTTCAGTCCGAACCTGACGGCCAGAATCCCCGACGTGTAGGCGCCGATCCCCGCAAAAGCCGCATGGGCGAAGGAAACCTGGCCCGTGTACCCGGCCAGCAGGTTCCAGCTCGATGCCATCATCAGGTAGAACAGGCTGACGATCACCACGTGCA from Syntrophobacter fumaroxidans MPOB includes these protein-coding regions:
- a CDS encoding ABC transporter ATP-binding protein — translated: MLEVSAIDVFRGETQVLWEVSFDVHLGERVAILGSNGAGKSSLLAAITGVLPPRRGEIRFRGEPLRGMKPHRIIQSGVALVPEGRRVYREMTVAENLEMGAYPKRGRADMQRTMEHVMHIFPALEKRRGQAAGTLSGGEQQMLAVGRALMSRPELLLIDELSLGLAPLVTREIYRALDRLVEETTILLVEQNVEQALRHSQRAYVMESGRMVREGVSADLMEDDGIRRAYLGM
- a CDS encoding ABC transporter ATP-binding protein; amino-acid sequence: MALLEGHGLTRRFGGVTALDAVSFTVEEGTIVGLIGPNGAGKTTLFNLVAGALKPGAGRILFEGQDITGRPANELCRRGIARTFQVTRPFAAMTCLENVGVALVNGPAPQGRALWRQTAPRYLEMVGMGGLADTPAGSLNVIQKKRLEIARSLATRPKLLMLDEVLGGLNSQEIVQAVDFIRKLRDEHHLTVFWIEHVMGAIMRAAEKVIVLDQGRHLMKGTPEEVVRDSRVIQAYLGE
- a CDS encoding branched-chain amino acid ABC transporter permease, yielding MTDKRFYQVLVPAVVLFGFLPFGLGSYHLHVVIVSLFYLMMASSWNLLAGYTGQVSFAHAAFAGIGAYTSGILAVRFGLNPWIGVVVGTMLAALLGLAVGVLCLRMGGIYLSLTTLGFSEILRIIITNEYEVTRGTMGLQVPGLFAEYSKVGYFYVMLGAAVLTLIIIYRLIHSNIGLNFRAVQNDERAAASLGVDVVRVRVLAFTVSSALAGMAGGLYGHYLLLITPEIPSLDQQFLVLSMTVIGGMGSFPGPIIGAFSLEILSEYIRAYGEYHVLVFGLIALVAARFAPNGLMGLAKDRLVRRRAPAKTVAAAAKS
- a CDS encoding thiolase family protein, with amino-acid sequence MEQVVIASAVRTPIGSYLGALREVPAYVLGALVLNEAVKRANVDPARVEDVIMGQSYQSGEYVNIARMALLTAGWPVEVPGITLDRRCCSGLDAICFGAMKIQCGHASIVVAGGVESMSTAEFYIPGEFIKWGMEGRRDPRWGFMPRGHGSLSMWGLPLFDRIQRARVMSQPIERFGELNSMMTWAEAAARGENISREEADRWALRSHRRACEAIDSGKFREEIVPVVVPRKKGQSLAIDTDEPPRRDTALEKLSRLPVVYEDGICTAGNSSSENDGAAAVVLMGESCALALGIQPLASLKSFAVAAADPTLTYPAVPAAVDKAMNRAELTVEDMDLIEIQEAFAAQMLADAKLMKIDSADLDRKVNVNGSGISLGHPIAATGTMRMVTLLHELRRRNARFGLETICGGGGHGIAAIVERTPDGDS